The genomic window AGGTTTAGATGCCTCGTCCAACTCGAATTGTGCATAGGCTTGAGACAAATCAATTTTTGAAAACGTTTCCCCCCCGTGTAATTTGACAAGCAGGTCCTCAACTCTAGGCAAGGGAAAACGGTCAACCTCTAAGCATCTgtttagtgttaatttataatcGCCACAAATGCGAATACCTCCATCGCGCTTAATTACCGGTACTATCGGCGTGGCCCAGTCTGACGTCTCGACCGGCGTGATAATGCCGTCCCGCTGCAGCTGGTCCAGCGCGCGCTCCACCGGCGCGCGCAGTGCGTACGCCAGCGGCCTCGCTCGCATGTACACAGGCGCGGCGCCCGAGCGCACGCGCAGCGCCACCGTGCCGCCTGTGTACCGCCCGAGCCCGTCCGCGAATACATCCTTATACCTAGAAATCAATGAATCCATAGTAAGTTCCAATTTGGTATCAATTTTGTTACAACTAAACGGCTCCACGCCCATTTTCAACTCGTACAGCCATTGTCTTCCTAACAATGGGTTTTTGCCCCCATCTATAACAAATAAATCTAAAGACATctctttgtttttatatttaactattGGAGTAATTCTACCGACCGGGCGTAAACTTCCTCCTGCGTAAAAGTTGACTAATAGATTAGGTGTTAAAATAGGtagattattaaataatttttgataGCATTCAAGACTTATACATGAAATGGCACTACCGGAGTCAACTTCCATTTCTAAACCTATTCCGTTAACGTCCAATGTCATCATAAACGGCTTATAACGACTTAAACTGCCTACAGATAAAGCGTTAAATTGTACCTCGTTCAACAACTCCTCCTCATCCTCCTCGTTTGCGTCCAACGCATGCACTCTAGCTCCAGTTTGTAGTCGGGGACACATCTTCTTTAAATGACCTTGTTGCATGCATACGCGACAAGAATACACGCGGAATTTGCAAGTCGCCGCGTCATGATTGCCGCCACAAACACGACACTGGCCCTGCTCGCGAGCGCGCGGCGCTCCTGCCGATGCCGCTCCCGCCACGGGCGCCTGCTTCGCCTGTGCGCGTCCGCCCCATGCCTGCGGTGCCGCCTTGCTGCGCCCCGCTACCTGGGTTGCCCCGTTAGACCTCCAGGTCCCCGACGAGCCCTGCCTTCGGGCCCCGCTGCCGCTGGCCGATGCATATAGCACTTCCACAACCTCTTTACTAGTGCCGCGCGTCCTACTATCGACTGCCGCTGCGTCTTTCTCTGCTGCCTCCATGGCAACCGCCAGCTTCCAAGCCTTGGCGAATGTCAAAGCATCTTCTACGAACAACCTCTGCCTAATAGTATCGTCCGCTATGCCACACACTAATTGATCCCGTAGATTATTTTCCAGTTCCGTCTTAAAATCACAATATTGAGTCATCTTCTTTAAATCCGCGACATAGACCGCCAACGACTCGCCTTTTTTTTGTATTCGTTGACGAAATTTGTAACGTTCCGCCATTATGCTCCTTTTAGGCTGTAAATGATTAGTCATCAGTTCTTTTAACACTTCAAATTTTTTTGTTGAAGGTTTGTCCGGCGTACACAATGTCACTAATAACTCGTAACTTGCACTGCCCATCACTGTAATTAACGTAGGCACTTTCAATGCATCCGTTACGCTA from Cydia splendana chromosome 22, ilCydSple1.2, whole genome shotgun sequence includes these protein-coding regions:
- the LOC134801663 gene encoding uncharacterized protein K02A2.6-like, which encodes MSIGKLQPFDPSADDWALYMDRLEQYFIVNSVTDALKVPTLITVMGSASYELLVTLCTPDKPSTKKFEVLKELMTNHLQPKRSIMAERYKFRQRIQKKGESLAVYVADLKKMTQYCDFKTELENNLRDQLVCGIADDTIRQRLFVEDALTFAKAWKLAVAMEAAEKDAAAVDSRTRGTSKEVVEVLYASASGSGARRQGSSGTWRSNGATQVAGRSKAAPQAWGGRAQAKQAPVAGAASAGAPRAREQGQCRVCGGNHDAATCKFRVYSCRVCMQQGHLKKMCPRLQTGARVHALDANEEDEEELLNEVQFNALSVGSLSRYKPFMMTLDVNGIGLEMEVDSGSAISCISLECYQKLFNNLPILTPNLLVNFYAGGSLRPVGRITPIVKYKNKEMSLDLFVIDGGKNPLLGRQWLYELKMGVEPFSCNKIDTKLELTMDSLISRYKDVFADGLGRYTGGTVALRVRSGAAPVYMRARPLAYALRAPVERALDQLQRDGIITPVETSDWATPIVPVIKRDGDASSSGVGAVISHQMPDGTERPVAYASRVLNAAESGWPAKCDDPELQSYWVRRHELYSEAGCVMWGYRMVIPTTLRNDVLRELHIGHFGVVKMKSLARSYVWWPGIDAEIEKTCMECTTCALEAPAPAKSTPQAWPYLEEVWSRLHMDFLGPLNGMTYLVVVDSSSKWIEVKQMTRTTADDVIRVLREMFARFGLPKMMVSDNGPPFTSGELTQFMQFNGIKQTYSPVYHPSSNGAAEGAVKLVKKTILKALRDRQDVDAALQSYLLAYRNSIHSSTGESPARLLQRRGLRTRLDLLRADAGAAAHECARAAQLRQRENAGGVSRSYSVGDNVWARNFSKGEKWVSGTITEQLGSRNYLVQREDGQIIKRHIDQLRNNSRLAITACPAADYDDNHDNSEPCAPPGPASVPPAPIPKRVPVPVERYGNPILY